The Mercurialis annua linkage group LG2, ddMerAnnu1.2, whole genome shotgun sequence genome contains a region encoding:
- the LOC130014461 gene encoding serine/threonine-protein kinase VPS15-like isoform X1, producing MGNKIARTTQVSATEYYLHDLPSSYNLVFKEALGRGRFFKSILCKHDEGLVIVKVYFKRGDPINLREYERRLEHIKETFLALDHPHVWPFQFWQETDKAAYLVRQFFFNNLHDRLSTRPFLSLVEKKWLAFQLLLTLKQCHEKGICHGDIKCENVLVTSWNWLYLADFASFKPTYIPYDDPSDFSFFFDTGGRRLCYLAPERFYEHGGEMQVSHDAPLKPSMDIFAVGCVIAELFLEGQQLFELSQLLAYRRGQYDPSQHLEKVPDIGIRKMILHMIQLEPEARHSAESYLQSYASVVFPTYFSPFLHNLYCCWNPLNSDMRVAMCQSVFHEILKQMMSSKIGEEATRGLCSSVNGMSGKELEEIVEQQNIDVTKGSVKREKTEKGSVRDQCKLLGDINTLLGDVKQSNDYCAMKLTPENAPNSAFSQDIEQCGMQSPGELLQAISNAFRKNDHPFLKKITMDDLNSLMSEYDSQSDTFGMPFLPIPEDNMKCEGMVLIASLLCSCIRNVKLPHLRRGGILLLKSSSLYIDDEDRLQRVLPYVIAMLSDPAAIVRSAALETLCDILPLVRDFTPSDAKIFPEYILPMLSMLPDDPEESVRICYASNIAKLALTSYGFLIHSISLSEAGVLDEVTSARKSSSLSSDSSGQLQRVKNDSQLAQLKKAIAEVVQELVMGPKQTPNIRRALLHDIGNLCCFFGQRQSNEFLLPILPAFLNDRDEQLRALFYEKIVFVCFFVGQRSVEEYLLPYIEQALSDQTEAAVVNALDCLSILCKRGFLRKRILLEMIEHAFPLLCYPSQWVRRSAVAFIAASSESLGAVDSYVFLAPVIRPFLRRQPASLASKKSLFSCLKPPVSRQVFSQVLEKARSSDMLERQRKIWYNSSAQSKQWETADVLQAENVEPNSTKSWSDNKSSPETQWCDDNSFEQPEDEEAKLRALGFRSNASSMGDVRDPFCSEKLQSSGYVSSQVSGTNSFTRDKSSEIPLYSFSMDKRAAKIPPAASDSSLRMNSLGIGSSYMPWMDPVNKSFSLASSVPAPKLVSGSFSISNGSKQFYRVVHEPESRENDQTTYANTNSKFQEMGLSGGIKGSSLAVEDASAPTDLAGLPSFARAASVPDSGWRPRGVLVAHLQEHRSAVNDIAISNDHSLFVSASDDSTVKVWDSRKLEKDISFRSRLTYHLEGSRALCSVMLRNSSQVVVGGCDGVMHVFSVDHISRGLGNVVEKYSGIADIKKKDVKEGAILSLLNYTADSTASQIVMYSTQNCGIHLWDIRANVNAWTLKAIPEEGYVSSLVTGPSGNWFVSGSSRGVLTLWDLRFLIPVNSWQYSLVCPIEKMCLFVNNPDSAAKKPHIYVAAGCNEVSLWNAEDGRCEQVFKPRNYDNDAEVSNMPWALAEPSGNANCRPDTRRNVNPKYRVDELNDPPPRHPGIRSMLPLPGGDLLTGGTDLKIRRWDYSSPSRSYCICGPNLNGVGNDDLYKERKISGVKIVQEAKGCIPSNKLTAKAVIAAAATDSAGCHRDSILSLASVKLNQRLLISSSRDGAIKVWK from the exons ATGGGCAACAAGATCGCGAGGACAACACAAGTATCCGCGACAGAGTATTACCTCCACGATTTACCTTCGTCGTATAATCTAGTCTTCAAAGAAGCTCTAGGCCGCGGCCGTTTCTTCAAGTCAATTCTATGCAAACACGACGAAGGTTTAGTCATCGTCAAAGTCTATTTCAAGCGCGGCGATCCTATCAATCTCCGAGAGTACGAGCGCCGTCTCGAACACATTAAAGAAACTTTCCTCGCCCTTGACCATCCTCACGTCTGGCCCTTTCAG TTCTGGCAAGAAACTGATAAGGCAGCTTATTTAGTGAggcaattttttttcaataatctTCACGACCGTTTGAGTACTCGGCCGTTTCTTAGTTTGGTGGAGAAGAAGTGGTTGGCTTTTCAGCTACTTCTTACTTTGAAACAGTGTCATGAGAAGGGTATTTGTCATG GCGATATAAAGTGTGAGAATGTGCTTGTGACTTCTTGGAATTGGCTCTATCTTGCTGACTTTGCGTCGTTTAAACCAACTTACATTCCCTACGATGACCCTTCcgatttttctttcttcttcgaCACGGGTGGGAGAAGGCTATGCTATCTTGCACCTGAG AGATTTTATGAGCACGGAGGTGAGATGCAAGTTTCTCATGATGCACCATTAAAGCCATCCATGGACATTTTTGCCGTAGG GTGTGTTATTGCAGAGCTTTTCCTTGAGGGTCAGCAACTGTTTGAGCTCTCCCAGCTTCTTGCTTACCGTAGGGGGCAGTATGATCCTAGCCAACATCTTGAAAAG GTACCAGATATTGGGATCCGCAAGATGATTCTTCATATGATTCAATTGGAACCAGAGGCGCGGCATTCTGCTGAAAGCTACCTGCAAAGTTATGCATCTGTCGTGTTTCCTACCTATTTCTCGCCCTTTTTGCATAATTTGTACTGCTGCTGGAATCCTCTTAACTCCGATATGAGG GTTGCAATGTGCCAAAGTGTTTTCCATGAAATACTTAAACAAATGATGAGCAGTAAGATAGGTGAGGAGGCAACTCGCGGACTCTGCTCATCTGTGAATGGCATGAGTGGTAAAGAGTTAGAGGAGATTGTTGAGCAACAAAACATTGATGTGACTAAGGGCTCAGTGAAGAGAGAAAAGACAGAAAAGGGTTCCGTTCGTGATCAATGTAAGCTTCTTGGTGATATTAATACCCTGCTTGGGGATGTCAAACAAAGCAATGACTATTGTGCCATGAAGCTGACACCCGAAAATGCACCCAATTCTGCATTCTCCCAGGACATCGAGCAATGCGGCATGCAATCACCTGGCGAGCTTCTTCAGGCTATTTCTAATGCATTTAGGAAAAATGATCACCCCTTTCTGAAAAAAATCACCATGGATGATTTGAATTCATTAATGTCGGAGTACGACAGTCAATCAGATACATTTGGCATGCCCTTTTTACCAATACCTGAAGATAACATGAAATGTGAAGGTATGGTTCTGATTGCCTCACTGCTCTGTTCCTGCATACGCAATGTCAAGTTGCCTCACTTAAGAAGGGGGGGTATACTTTTGCTGAAGTCTTCTTCACTTTATATTGATGATGAAGACCGGTTGCAGAGAGTACTGCCATATGTTATAGCCATGCTTTCTGATCCAGCAGCAATAGTGCGTTCGGCTGCACTGGAGACTTTATGTGACATCTTGCCTTTAGTTCGAGATTTTACTCCTAGTGATGCAAAGATTTTTCCTGAATATATTCTTCCAATGCTTTCCATGCTGCCTGATGATCCTGAGGAAAGTGTGAGAATATGTTATGCTAGCAATATAGCTAAACTGGCACTAACTTCTTATGGTTTCTTGATTCACTCAATTAGCTTGAGTGAGGCTGGTGTACTTGATGAAGTGACTTCAGCACGGAAGTCATCGTCATTATCCAGTGATTCATCGGGACAGCTGCAGAGGGTAAAAAATGATTCACAGCTTGCACAGTTGAAGAAAGCCATTGCTGAGGTCGTCCAAGAACTTGTTATGGGCCCAAAACAAACTCCAAATATCAGGAGAGCCCTCCTCCATGACATTGGGAACTTATGCTGCTTCTTTGGACAGAGACAGAGTAATGAATTTCTATTACCCATCCTTCCTGCATTTCTCAATGATAGAGATGAACAGCTGAGGGCATTATTCTATGAAAAGATTGTTTTTGTCTGCTTCTTTGTGGGTCAGAGAAGTGTGGAGGAGTATCTTCTACCTTACATTGAGCAGGCTTTAAGTGATCAAACAGAGGCAGCTGTTGTTAATGCATTGGACTGTTTGTCTATCCTCTGTAAACGTGGCTTCTTGCGCAAGAGAATACTGCTTGAAATGATAGAACATGCCTTCCCACTGCTATGCTATCCAAGTCAATGGGTTAGAAGGTCAGCTGTTGCTTTCATAGCAGCCAGCAGTGAGAGCTTAGGTGCAGTGGATTCATATGTCTTCCTTGCACCAGTTATACGCCCTTTCCTTCGCAGACAACCGGCTTCCCTAGCTTCTAAGAAGTCTCTATTTTCTTGTCTGAAGCCTCCTGTCTCAAGACAGGTGTTTTCCCAAGTCTTAGAAAAAGCTAGAAGTTCAGACATGTTGGAGAGACAGAGAAAAATATGGTACAATTCATCAGCGCAGTCCAAACAGTGGGAAACTGCTGATGTGTTACAAGCAGAGAATGTGGAACCAAATTCAACAAAGAGTTGGTCTGATAACAAATCAAGTCCCGAGACTCAATGGTGTGATGATAATTCATTTGAGCAGCCGGAGGATGAAGAGGCAAAGTTGAGAGCTCTGGGCTTTAGAAGCAATGCTTCTAGCATGGGTGATGTCCGTGATCCCTTTTGCTCAGAAAAGTTGCAATCGTCAGGCTATGTTTCTTCACAGGTTAGTGGAACAAATAGCTTCACACGTGATAAATCCTCAGAAATACCTTTGTACTCCTTTAGCATGGACAAGCGAGCAGCCAAAATTCCTCCTGCTGCTTCTGATTCTTCATTGCGAATGAACTCCTTAGGAATTGGTTCGTCGTACATGCCATGGATGGACCCAGTAAATAAATCATTCAGCTTGGCTAGTTCTGTTCCTGCTCCTAAGTTGGTTTCAGGTTCATTCAGCATCAGTAATGGGTCTAAACAGTTCTACCGGGTAGTGCATGAACCTGAAAGCCGGGAAAACGATCAAACAACTTATGCTAATACTAATAGTAAATTTCAAGAGATGGGATTATCTGGTGGAATCAAGGGAAGCTCCCTTGCTGTGGAAGATGCTTCTGCTCCGACTGATCTAGCAGGATTACCATCCTTTGCTCGGGCCGCATCTGTTCCTGATTCAGGTTGGAGACCTCGTGGGGTTTTGGTAGCGCATCTGCAGGAGCATCGTTCTGCTGTGAATGATATTGCAATTTCGAATGATCATAGCCTTTTTGTGAGCGCGTCTGATGATTCAACTGTGAAGGTATGGGATTCAAGAAAATTGGAAAAAGATATCTCCTTTAGATCGAGACTGACTTATCACCTCGAAGGAAGCCGAGCACTTTGCAGTGTAATGCTTCGTAACTCATCTCAAGTTGTTGTTGGAGGATGTGATGGCGTTATGCATGTATTTTCTGTTGATCACATATCCAGGGGCCTTGGAAATGTTGTGGAAAAATATTCAGGTATTGCTGATATAAAAAAGAAGGATGTTAAAGAAGGTGCAATACTTAGCCTTTTGAACTATACTGCTGATAGTACTGCTAGTCAGATTGTTATGTATAGCACTCAAAACTGTGGAATCCATCTCTGGGATATTAGAGCAAATGTGAATGCGTGGACATTAAAAGCTATTCCTGAGGAGGGCTATGTCTCCTCTCTTGTAACAGGACCCTCTGGAAATTGGTTTGTCTCAGGGTCTTCTAGGGGTGTGCTTACCCTTTGGGATCTACGGTTCCTTATACCCGTCAACTCTTGGCAGTATTCTCTTGTTTGCCCAATAGAGAAGATGTGCCTTTTTGTCAACAATCCAGATTCTGCAGCAAAAAAACCCCATATATATGTAGCTGCAGGTTGCAATGAAGTCTCTTTATGGAATGCTGAGGATGGGAGATGTGAGCAG GTATTCAAGCCACGGAATTATGATAATGATGCTGAAGTGTCTAATATGCCATGGGCCTTGGCTGAACCATCTGGCAATGCAAATTGTAGACCAGATACAAGGCGTAATGTCAATCCAAAATATAGAGTTGATGAGCtgaatgatcctcctcctcgTCACCCTGGTATTCGTTCAATGCTTCCTTTACCTGGGGGTGATTTGTTAACTGGAGGCACCGACTTGAAGATACGTCGGTGGGACTATTCCAG CCCTAGTCGAAGTTACTGTATCTGTGGGCCAAATTTGAATGGAGTTGGAAATGATGATTtgtataaagaaagaaaaatttctGGGGTAAAGATTGTGCAG GAGGCAAAAGGGTGTATTCCAAGTAATAAACTGACTGCAAAGGCAGTTATTGCAGCTGCTGCTACGGATTCTGCTGGCTGCCATCGAGATTCCATCCTCTCTTTGGCTTCAGTGAAGTTGAATCAGAGACTTCTTATTTCAAGCAGTAGAGATGGGGCTATCAAGGTCTGGAAGTAA
- the LOC130015137 gene encoding uncharacterized protein LOC130015137, whose product MQLKDLDPSNKAITIFGYSLWHIWKAKNNLIFKADIPTLEDTIHSILRDAEEFQQSMIKSPIPHPCRSSNHIYSTNIQGIPTGFIKLNYDAAVDAQKKRGFVGIVSKDEHMCLKGKFSAAYKFIWDPGILEMLALREAMNWAISKGWKNTIFEGDALQITTIIKSQKCSIASIQGVCADIWHLQNSFDNIVFQSVPRQQNIEAHNWVQQQSEGIRLVPSKTDQGRDHGIVPTLHSTRYNPPS is encoded by the exons atgcAGCTTAAAGATCTCGACCCTTCTAACAAAGCCATAACTATTTTTGGATATTCTTTGTGGCACATCTGGAAAGCCAAGAACAACCTCATTTTCAAAGCTGATATACCCACACTTGAGGACACAATTCACAGTATTTTAAGGGACGCAGAAGAATTCCAGCAGTCCATGATAAAATCACCAATTCCTCATCCTTGTAGATCAAGCAATCACATTTATAGCACAAATATCCAAGGAATCCCGACAGGATTTATAAAGCTAAATTATGATGCTGCTGTCGATGCGCAAAAGAAAAGAGGTTTCGTTGGAATTGTGTCTAAAGACGAGCATATGTGCTTGAAAGGTAAGTTCTCGGCAGCATACAAGTTTATTTGGGACCCGGGCATTTTGGAAATGTTGGCTCTTCGAGAAGCAATGAATTGGGCAATTTCTAAAGGTTGGAAAAATACAATCTTCGAAGGTGATGCTCTCCAAATTACCACTATCATAAAATCTCAAAAATGCTCCATAGCAAGTATTCAAGGTGTTTGTGCAGATATCTGGCATCTCCAAAATTCCTTCGATAATATTGTCTTCCAATCAGTACCTCGACAACAAAACATAGAAGCGCATAATTGGGTGCAGCAG CAAAGCGAGGGCATAAGATTAGTACCATCGAAAACAGATCAAGGGCGTGACCACGGGATAGTGCCTACGCTACACTCTACCCGATACAACCCTCCCTCATGA
- the LOC130014461 gene encoding serine/threonine-protein kinase VPS15-like isoform X2, whose protein sequence is MTLPIFLSSSTRVGEGYAILHLRCVIAELFLEGQQLFELSQLLAYRRGQYDPSQHLEKVPDIGIRKMILHMIQLEPEARHSAESYLQSYASVVFPTYFSPFLHNLYCCWNPLNSDMRVAMCQSVFHEILKQMMSSKIGEEATRGLCSSVNGMSGKELEEIVEQQNIDVTKGSVKREKTEKGSVRDQCKLLGDINTLLGDVKQSNDYCAMKLTPENAPNSAFSQDIEQCGMQSPGELLQAISNAFRKNDHPFLKKITMDDLNSLMSEYDSQSDTFGMPFLPIPEDNMKCEGMVLIASLLCSCIRNVKLPHLRRGGILLLKSSSLYIDDEDRLQRVLPYVIAMLSDPAAIVRSAALETLCDILPLVRDFTPSDAKIFPEYILPMLSMLPDDPEESVRICYASNIAKLALTSYGFLIHSISLSEAGVLDEVTSARKSSSLSSDSSGQLQRVKNDSQLAQLKKAIAEVVQELVMGPKQTPNIRRALLHDIGNLCCFFGQRQSNEFLLPILPAFLNDRDEQLRALFYEKIVFVCFFVGQRSVEEYLLPYIEQALSDQTEAAVVNALDCLSILCKRGFLRKRILLEMIEHAFPLLCYPSQWVRRSAVAFIAASSESLGAVDSYVFLAPVIRPFLRRQPASLASKKSLFSCLKPPVSRQVFSQVLEKARSSDMLERQRKIWYNSSAQSKQWETADVLQAENVEPNSTKSWSDNKSSPETQWCDDNSFEQPEDEEAKLRALGFRSNASSMGDVRDPFCSEKLQSSGYVSSQVSGTNSFTRDKSSEIPLYSFSMDKRAAKIPPAASDSSLRMNSLGIGSSYMPWMDPVNKSFSLASSVPAPKLVSGSFSISNGSKQFYRVVHEPESRENDQTTYANTNSKFQEMGLSGGIKGSSLAVEDASAPTDLAGLPSFARAASVPDSGWRPRGVLVAHLQEHRSAVNDIAISNDHSLFVSASDDSTVKVWDSRKLEKDISFRSRLTYHLEGSRALCSVMLRNSSQVVVGGCDGVMHVFSVDHISRGLGNVVEKYSGIADIKKKDVKEGAILSLLNYTADSTASQIVMYSTQNCGIHLWDIRANVNAWTLKAIPEEGYVSSLVTGPSGNWFVSGSSRGVLTLWDLRFLIPVNSWQYSLVCPIEKMCLFVNNPDSAAKKPHIYVAAGCNEVSLWNAEDGRCEQVFKPRNYDNDAEVSNMPWALAEPSGNANCRPDTRRNVNPKYRVDELNDPPPRHPGIRSMLPLPGGDLLTGGTDLKIRRWDYSSPSRSYCICGPNLNGVGNDDLYKERKISGVKIVQEAKGCIPSNKLTAKAVIAAAATDSAGCHRDSILSLASVKLNQRLLISSSRDGAIKVWK, encoded by the exons ATGACCCTTCcgatttttctttcttcttcgaCACGGGTGGGAGAAGGCTATGCTATCTTGCACCTGAG GTGTGTTATTGCAGAGCTTTTCCTTGAGGGTCAGCAACTGTTTGAGCTCTCCCAGCTTCTTGCTTACCGTAGGGGGCAGTATGATCCTAGCCAACATCTTGAAAAG GTACCAGATATTGGGATCCGCAAGATGATTCTTCATATGATTCAATTGGAACCAGAGGCGCGGCATTCTGCTGAAAGCTACCTGCAAAGTTATGCATCTGTCGTGTTTCCTACCTATTTCTCGCCCTTTTTGCATAATTTGTACTGCTGCTGGAATCCTCTTAACTCCGATATGAGG GTTGCAATGTGCCAAAGTGTTTTCCATGAAATACTTAAACAAATGATGAGCAGTAAGATAGGTGAGGAGGCAACTCGCGGACTCTGCTCATCTGTGAATGGCATGAGTGGTAAAGAGTTAGAGGAGATTGTTGAGCAACAAAACATTGATGTGACTAAGGGCTCAGTGAAGAGAGAAAAGACAGAAAAGGGTTCCGTTCGTGATCAATGTAAGCTTCTTGGTGATATTAATACCCTGCTTGGGGATGTCAAACAAAGCAATGACTATTGTGCCATGAAGCTGACACCCGAAAATGCACCCAATTCTGCATTCTCCCAGGACATCGAGCAATGCGGCATGCAATCACCTGGCGAGCTTCTTCAGGCTATTTCTAATGCATTTAGGAAAAATGATCACCCCTTTCTGAAAAAAATCACCATGGATGATTTGAATTCATTAATGTCGGAGTACGACAGTCAATCAGATACATTTGGCATGCCCTTTTTACCAATACCTGAAGATAACATGAAATGTGAAGGTATGGTTCTGATTGCCTCACTGCTCTGTTCCTGCATACGCAATGTCAAGTTGCCTCACTTAAGAAGGGGGGGTATACTTTTGCTGAAGTCTTCTTCACTTTATATTGATGATGAAGACCGGTTGCAGAGAGTACTGCCATATGTTATAGCCATGCTTTCTGATCCAGCAGCAATAGTGCGTTCGGCTGCACTGGAGACTTTATGTGACATCTTGCCTTTAGTTCGAGATTTTACTCCTAGTGATGCAAAGATTTTTCCTGAATATATTCTTCCAATGCTTTCCATGCTGCCTGATGATCCTGAGGAAAGTGTGAGAATATGTTATGCTAGCAATATAGCTAAACTGGCACTAACTTCTTATGGTTTCTTGATTCACTCAATTAGCTTGAGTGAGGCTGGTGTACTTGATGAAGTGACTTCAGCACGGAAGTCATCGTCATTATCCAGTGATTCATCGGGACAGCTGCAGAGGGTAAAAAATGATTCACAGCTTGCACAGTTGAAGAAAGCCATTGCTGAGGTCGTCCAAGAACTTGTTATGGGCCCAAAACAAACTCCAAATATCAGGAGAGCCCTCCTCCATGACATTGGGAACTTATGCTGCTTCTTTGGACAGAGACAGAGTAATGAATTTCTATTACCCATCCTTCCTGCATTTCTCAATGATAGAGATGAACAGCTGAGGGCATTATTCTATGAAAAGATTGTTTTTGTCTGCTTCTTTGTGGGTCAGAGAAGTGTGGAGGAGTATCTTCTACCTTACATTGAGCAGGCTTTAAGTGATCAAACAGAGGCAGCTGTTGTTAATGCATTGGACTGTTTGTCTATCCTCTGTAAACGTGGCTTCTTGCGCAAGAGAATACTGCTTGAAATGATAGAACATGCCTTCCCACTGCTATGCTATCCAAGTCAATGGGTTAGAAGGTCAGCTGTTGCTTTCATAGCAGCCAGCAGTGAGAGCTTAGGTGCAGTGGATTCATATGTCTTCCTTGCACCAGTTATACGCCCTTTCCTTCGCAGACAACCGGCTTCCCTAGCTTCTAAGAAGTCTCTATTTTCTTGTCTGAAGCCTCCTGTCTCAAGACAGGTGTTTTCCCAAGTCTTAGAAAAAGCTAGAAGTTCAGACATGTTGGAGAGACAGAGAAAAATATGGTACAATTCATCAGCGCAGTCCAAACAGTGGGAAACTGCTGATGTGTTACAAGCAGAGAATGTGGAACCAAATTCAACAAAGAGTTGGTCTGATAACAAATCAAGTCCCGAGACTCAATGGTGTGATGATAATTCATTTGAGCAGCCGGAGGATGAAGAGGCAAAGTTGAGAGCTCTGGGCTTTAGAAGCAATGCTTCTAGCATGGGTGATGTCCGTGATCCCTTTTGCTCAGAAAAGTTGCAATCGTCAGGCTATGTTTCTTCACAGGTTAGTGGAACAAATAGCTTCACACGTGATAAATCCTCAGAAATACCTTTGTACTCCTTTAGCATGGACAAGCGAGCAGCCAAAATTCCTCCTGCTGCTTCTGATTCTTCATTGCGAATGAACTCCTTAGGAATTGGTTCGTCGTACATGCCATGGATGGACCCAGTAAATAAATCATTCAGCTTGGCTAGTTCTGTTCCTGCTCCTAAGTTGGTTTCAGGTTCATTCAGCATCAGTAATGGGTCTAAACAGTTCTACCGGGTAGTGCATGAACCTGAAAGCCGGGAAAACGATCAAACAACTTATGCTAATACTAATAGTAAATTTCAAGAGATGGGATTATCTGGTGGAATCAAGGGAAGCTCCCTTGCTGTGGAAGATGCTTCTGCTCCGACTGATCTAGCAGGATTACCATCCTTTGCTCGGGCCGCATCTGTTCCTGATTCAGGTTGGAGACCTCGTGGGGTTTTGGTAGCGCATCTGCAGGAGCATCGTTCTGCTGTGAATGATATTGCAATTTCGAATGATCATAGCCTTTTTGTGAGCGCGTCTGATGATTCAACTGTGAAGGTATGGGATTCAAGAAAATTGGAAAAAGATATCTCCTTTAGATCGAGACTGACTTATCACCTCGAAGGAAGCCGAGCACTTTGCAGTGTAATGCTTCGTAACTCATCTCAAGTTGTTGTTGGAGGATGTGATGGCGTTATGCATGTATTTTCTGTTGATCACATATCCAGGGGCCTTGGAAATGTTGTGGAAAAATATTCAGGTATTGCTGATATAAAAAAGAAGGATGTTAAAGAAGGTGCAATACTTAGCCTTTTGAACTATACTGCTGATAGTACTGCTAGTCAGATTGTTATGTATAGCACTCAAAACTGTGGAATCCATCTCTGGGATATTAGAGCAAATGTGAATGCGTGGACATTAAAAGCTATTCCTGAGGAGGGCTATGTCTCCTCTCTTGTAACAGGACCCTCTGGAAATTGGTTTGTCTCAGGGTCTTCTAGGGGTGTGCTTACCCTTTGGGATCTACGGTTCCTTATACCCGTCAACTCTTGGCAGTATTCTCTTGTTTGCCCAATAGAGAAGATGTGCCTTTTTGTCAACAATCCAGATTCTGCAGCAAAAAAACCCCATATATATGTAGCTGCAGGTTGCAATGAAGTCTCTTTATGGAATGCTGAGGATGGGAGATGTGAGCAG GTATTCAAGCCACGGAATTATGATAATGATGCTGAAGTGTCTAATATGCCATGGGCCTTGGCTGAACCATCTGGCAATGCAAATTGTAGACCAGATACAAGGCGTAATGTCAATCCAAAATATAGAGTTGATGAGCtgaatgatcctcctcctcgTCACCCTGGTATTCGTTCAATGCTTCCTTTACCTGGGGGTGATTTGTTAACTGGAGGCACCGACTTGAAGATACGTCGGTGGGACTATTCCAG CCCTAGTCGAAGTTACTGTATCTGTGGGCCAAATTTGAATGGAGTTGGAAATGATGATTtgtataaagaaagaaaaatttctGGGGTAAAGATTGTGCAG GAGGCAAAAGGGTGTATTCCAAGTAATAAACTGACTGCAAAGGCAGTTATTGCAGCTGCTGCTACGGATTCTGCTGGCTGCCATCGAGATTCCATCCTCTCTTTGGCTTCAGTGAAGTTGAATCAGAGACTTCTTATTTCAAGCAGTAGAGATGGGGCTATCAAGGTCTGGAAGTAA